A DNA window from Microcystis aeruginosa NIES-843 contains the following coding sequences:
- a CDS encoding DUF29 domain-containing protein, which produces MMNITIPNLYDSDYQLWLESTINQLRQGDFQAVDWPNLLEELADLGKSERRALESLLTRLLEHLLKLTYWQSQRDYNQAGWKKEIRNFRIQIKKILKDSPSLKSYLREILPECYLDARNLLIDETELDASIFPLEVLASLEEILAENWLPDWEAIGNDSEKCN; this is translated from the coding sequence ATGATGAATATTACCATCCCAAATCTCTACGATAGCGATTATCAACTTTGGTTAGAGTCCACTATCAACCAATTGCGTCAAGGGGATTTTCAAGCGGTAGATTGGCCGAATTTATTAGAGGAGTTGGCAGATTTGGGAAAAAGTGAACGACGAGCATTAGAAAGTTTATTAACTCGACTTTTAGAACATTTACTGAAGTTAACTTACTGGCAATCCCAACGGGATTATAATCAAGCTGGATGGAAAAAAGAAATTCGCAATTTTCGTATTCAGATCAAAAAAATTCTCAAAGATAGTCCCAGTTTAAAGTCCTATTTAAGGGAAATTTTGCCGGAATGTTATCTCGATGCTCGCAATCTGCTTATTGACGAAACCGAATTAGATGCCAGTATTTTCCCTCTGGAAGTGTTAGCTAGTCTAGAGGAGATTCTCGCTGAAAATTGGCTGCCGGATTGGGAAGCTATCGGCAATGATTCTGAAAAGTGCAATTAA